The following are encoded in a window of Dehalobacter sp. 12DCB1 genomic DNA:
- a CDS encoding DUF4446 family protein → MFTVLEPEMIVVLIVSFVALIVTVIAIIMTNALRVRMSKFEKAYISLQTFLSGIQLEELLSTNLKEVAELSRVALEHGQRLKLTEDKVRSGIDRAELVRFNSFENMGADLSFALALLNQEKTGVVLTGIHSVEECRIYAKGIEKGQANAKLSPEEKLAIEKALRNELNI, encoded by the coding sequence TTGTTTACTGTTTTGGAACCCGAGATGATTGTCGTTTTGATAGTATCTTTTGTAGCATTGATCGTTACCGTGATTGCGATTATTATGACCAATGCTCTCCGAGTACGTATGAGTAAATTTGAAAAAGCCTATATCAGCCTGCAGACATTTTTATCCGGAATACAGCTGGAAGAACTGCTGAGTACCAATTTAAAAGAAGTTGCTGAATTAAGCCGTGTTGCTTTAGAGCATGGACAGAGGCTTAAACTTACCGAAGATAAAGTTCGCAGCGGAATTGACCGCGCGGAACTGGTTCGGTTTAATTCTTTTGAAAATATGGGCGCCGACCTGAGTTTTGCCCTTGCTTTACTGAATCAGGAAAAGACCGGTGTCGTCCTTACAGGAATCCATAGTGTTGAAGAATGCAGAATCTATGCCAAAGGGATCGAAAAAGGGCAGGCCAATGCAAAACTTAGCCCCGAGGAAAAGCTTGCTATTGAAAAAGCCTTGAGGAATGAGCTAAATATTTAA